The Arthrobacter sp. D5-1 genome segment CCAGCCGCCAGCCGAGTTTCTCGATGTCCGCCAGGAGCGAATCGTCCACCTTCAGCCGCGTAATCGCCGCGAAACCATACTCCGTGATCTCCACAAGCTTGGTGTCGAAGAGCCTCCGCCATTGCAGCAGTTCACGGACGGGCCCGTCGTCAGCAGCGCCATCCACCCGGACCCCTTGCACCACGCGCATCTGCCCGGATCTGGTGGAGGACAGACTCTGGGCGAGCAGGTCCTTGAGGCCGTTGACATGCTTGGTGGAGCCGGATGTCAGCGAGTCCGGGTGAAGCAGCACCGCCGTGGCCAGTTGGCTGGGAGCCAGCGACCCACTGGTCCTTTGCCGCACCAGCAGTTCCAACAACCCCACAGCCGACTGCACCACGTTGTTCTGCGCAGACGTCAGCGGTGCATCGGAGCCCAAGATCAAGGCCCCGAGGTTGGCGTCCTTGGTGCTCCGCAATGGATGCCCAAACACCAGCGCTGAACCGGGTTGTTCGAAGCCGTCCATTTCAACGCGCGGCCCGCTGCCGGACAGCAGCCGCTCCAGCATGGGCGACAGCAATGAATGCTCGACGCCGGTGCTCCCGCCGGCGTTGTGCCCCCGCGCCCGGACCCGTCCGTCCGCCCCCACCAGCACGGCCCACACCGGCACCCGCTGAACCAGCGCTGCCAGCAGTTCGTGTTCCGGTCTGGGGGAGAGGACTGCCCGCATGAGTTGGCGGTTGGTCTCGGCAAGTTGGCGGAAGACCCGCGCATTGTCCGTCTCCAGAAGCTGGGAGAACTCCAGCCCGATCGCAGCGAACGGCACGGATTCCGGGACCTCGAACAACGTGAGGTTGTGCTTGCGGCAAGCGTCCAGCAGCACCTCCGGTACGGCGTCGAAGTACGGCCTGATGCCGAAGCCCAGCGCCGCCACTTTCGCGTCCACCAGCCGCTGGACGTAGGCATCCACCTTGGCCGCCGAGCCGCCCTTCCCCAGGAAAGGCAGCCCGGCGGTGAGGAGGAACTCGCCCTCGGGAAGGTACGGCGTGGGGTCTTCGAGCTCACTCGGTTCCACCCACCTCAGCAGCGAGCCGCCGCTGCCGCCGTCGTGAAGCATTGTCAACTCCGGCGGCAGCTGCTCCACAAACTGTGCGAGCGTGACGAAACTCAGGCGGGCGGTGGCGGGCTCAGGCGACATGGTCCTGCCCGGCGGCGGCCGGCTCCTGGTAGTCGGGGCACTTGTAAGCAGTAGTTGCATACGCACGGGGGAGGCGCGGGGCGATCCTGTTGATGATCTCGTCGCCATGGCTGCCGATCGCGGCTCCCCAGTCGTCGGCGCTCGCCGCCCCGGAGGCAGGATCGCCGAACAGCACCGCGGTGTCTCCGACCTCGATTCCTGAAGCATCCGGGCCGAGGTCAACCATGAACTGGTCCATGCAGACCTTGCCGATCACCGGCACGCTGCGGCCCGCGATGTTCACTACGGACCGGCCACTGATGCCCTTGGGGATGCCATCTGCGTATCCGAGTGGAATGAGCCCGAGGTAGCGCGGCTCGTACGTGATGGCCTGGTGTTCGTAGCTGACCCCGGTCCCCGCCGGAACCTTCTTGACCATGACCAAAGGTGCCGTCACGCTGAGTGCCGGACGCAGACCGAAATCCGCCGGGTTGAGGTGGTCAGCCGGTGCAAGGCCGTAGATGGCCAGCCCTGCCCGGACCATGTCGAAATGGAATTCGGGCCGGTCCAGGATGTTCGCCGAACTGGAAACATGCCGGAGCTGCGGGTTCAGGCCGGCTTCACGGGCTTCCCGCACAGCGTCCTCGAACTCCGCGACGGCGGTGGCGTTGCCCGGGTGGGCAGGCACATCGGCCCAGGCCAGGTGGGTCCAGAGGCCGCGCACGCGGAGGGTCCCGTCCACTTCAGCCTTGCGGGCGGCGGCGACAAGTTCCGCCCAATCTTCCTTGCGTGCACCGCCGCGGCTCAGTCCGCTGTCCAGTTCGAGATGTACGACGGCGGGGCGGCCAACGCGGTCTGCGATGCCAGCCAGGACCTCGAGTTGCGTGACGCTTCCGAGCGAAACATCGATGTCGTTTTCCAGCGCCTCGAGAATGGTGGAGCTTGTCTGGGATGCCAGATAGAGCCACGAAAGTATGGGGACTGTGATCCCTGCATGGCGAAGGGCTATGGCTTCGGTGAGCTGGGCTGTTCCCAGCCAGTCCGCCCCGGCCTGGACGGCAGTGCGGGCTACCTCCACCAGTCCGTGGCCATAGGCATTTCCCTTGACTACGGCCATGAAGGAGGGCGCTTCAGTGCGCTTTTTCAGGGCTTTGACATTGTCTGAAATCGCGGACAGGTCAACGGTGACCTGCCCCGACAGAGCCGCCGGAGCGGCTCCTTGATAGTGTGCATTACGTCTCATGGTTGAACACTATAGGTCATTTTGCACCGCAGTGAGAGGTGGCTCACATGCCAGTCTTGTGGAGGGGAAATCGAAACTACTTTGAAGGGACGTCAAGGGTGACTGTGCCTGTGAACACCAAAAACACTGCGGCGGAGAGTGCCACCAGGCCGAGCCTCGGAGCTCAGCTTCTGCGCCGCAAGCCGATCGGCCAGATGGTCAGCGAAGCCGGAAGCAGCGAGGGCGGTACGCCTTTGGTCCGCAGCTTCGGCGTTCTTCAGCTGACCATGATCAGCGTCGGTGCCACGCTTGGCACCGGCATCCTGGTGATCCTTGGAGAATCCGTACCGCTGGCCGGCCCGGCGATCTGGATCTCGTTTGTCATCGCTGGCCTCGCTGCGCTGCTCTCCGCTGTGTCGTATGCGGAAATGGCGGGCCTTGTCCCGGTGGCCGGCTCCAGCTACTCCTACTCCTACGCCACCATGGGCGAGGGCATGGCCTGGGTCTGCGGCTGGTGCCTCGTGCTGGAGTACGCGGTCTCCGTTGCGGCTGTCGCTGTAGGCGCGGGGCAGTACGTCAACGAGACCCTCGCCGCATTTGGCCAGTTCCTGCCGGACGCGATCAGCCAGCCGCCGGGAGACGGCGGCCTGGTGAACGTGCCTGCCATGGTGATCGTGATCCTGGCCATGCTTCTGCTGGTCCGAGGCGCCCGCGAGAGTGCATGGATTAACACGGCGATTGTCGTCGTCAAGGTAGGCATCCTGCTCTTCTTCTGCGCAGTAGCCTTCACCGCTTTCAACGCAGGCAACTTCGAGCCTTTGCTGCCCATGGGCGCCGCTGGTGTTTCTGCTGCCGCGTCCAGCGTTTTCTTCTCCTACATCGGCTTCGACGCCGCCTCCACGGCGGGTGAGGAAGCCAAGAACCCCAAGCGGGATCTTCCCCGGGCCATCATGCTGTCCATGGTGATCGTCACCAGTATCTACGTCCTGGTTGCCGTCGCGGCCATTGGTGCCCGTCCGTGGGGTTGGTTCGACGGTACAGAAGCTGCATTGGTGCAGATCCTGCACGAGATCACCGGGCAGCCGTGGATCGCCCTGGTCTTCTCCATCGGTGCAGTCCTTGCGATTGCCAGCATTGTGCTGACCGTGTTGTACGGCCAGACCCGGATCATGCTCTCCATGTCCCGCGACGGCATGGTGCCCAAGGTCTTTGGGCGCATCTCCCGCCGAACCGGCACCCCTGTCGCTGGAACATTGATCGTCGGTATCGCCGTCGCCCTTGCCGCTGGCCTGGTCCCACTTGGTGCCCTTGCGGACGCCACCAGCATCGGAACCCTCTTCGCGTTCGCGCTGGTCAACGTTGCCGTCATCTACCTGCGACGCAACCGTCCAGATCTCGAGCGGAGCTTCCGGGTCCCGCTGTACCCGATCACTCCCATCCTGGGCACGCTGATGTGCGCTTACCTGATGCTCAACCTCGGCGCCGACACCTGGATCACCTTCGGCGTATGGATGCTGGTGGGTATCGCCATCTACTTCGGCTATGGACGCCGGAATTCCAAGGTAGCCGCGCTCAGCGAGCAGGACTACCGTGAACTAACCACCAGGGCCGTGAGCCCGGAACCTGTGAAAGCAGCAAACTCATGACCATCGCCACCGAACTACCCGTCGTCGATGAACCGGGAGCGCCTGCCGGCGCACCGATCACCATGCTGAACCCGGACTTCCCGTTCAGCTATGACCACTACCTGGCCCACCCCGGCGGACTGGGCTCCGTTCCCGAGGAGCTCCTCGGCACGGAAGTTGCCATCATCGGCGCCGGCCTGTCCGGACTCGTCACCGCCTACGAGTTGATGAAGCTTGGCCTCAAGCCAGTGATCTATGAGGCCGACCAGATCGGTGGGCGTCTCCGGACCGCGAGCTTCCCGTCAGCGCCCGGCGTCGTGGCAGACCTTGGCGGCATGCGATTCCCGGTCTCCGGCAAGGCCTTCTACCACTACGTTGACCTGCTCGGCCTGGACACCAACGAATTTCCCAACCCCATGGCGCCGGCAACCTCCTCCACGGTGATTGAGCTCGCGGGTAAGAAGCACTACGCAACCACGGCCGATGAGCTGCCGGAGTTTTTCCGCGAAGTAGCCGACGCCTGGAAAGCCGCAGTCAATGACGGTGCAGCCTTCGCGGAGATGCAGGAAGCCATCAAGGCCCGCGACACCAAGCGGATCAAGGAAATCTGGAACGCGCTCCTCCCGGAACTCGACGAGCAGACCTTCTACGGCTTCATCGCCGCCAGCAAGTCCTTCAAGGAAGCCGGCTTCGCACACCGCGAGGCGTTCGGCCAAGTGGGCTTCGGTACCGGCGGTTGGGACACCGACTTCCCCAACTCCATCCTCGAAATCCTCCGCGTGGTCTACACCGACGCGGACGATCAGCACCGCTCCATTGCGGGAGGAGCGCAAAGGCTCCCCGAGGCACTCTGGAACCATGCGCCGTCGAACCTCGCTCACTGGCCCCAAGGCACCTCGTTGGCTTCCCTGCACAGCGGTTCCCCGCGCGGAGCCGTGGACAACATCCGCCGCGCTGGGAACGGCGACCTGCTGGTCCGCGAAAACTGGGGACGCGAAGCCACCTACCAAGCAGTGGTGACCACCTGCCAGTCCTGGCTGCTGTCCACGCGCATCCACACCGAGGAAGCTTTGTTCCCGGCCGAGCTGTGGACTGCGATCGAGCGTTCGCACTACATGCAGTCCTCAAAGACCTTTGTGATGGTGGACCGGCCGTTCTGGAAGGATATCGATCCCGAAACCGGCCGCGAGGTCCTGTCCATGACGCTCACCGACCGCCTCAACCGGGCAACGTACTTGCTCGACGACGGACCGGACAAGCCCGCTGTCATGCTCCTGTCCTACACCTGGAATGACGACGCCCTGAAATGGCTGGCCCTTAGCGCCGACGAACGCGTGAAGCTGATGCTCCACTCGCTGCAGCAGATCTACCCGGGCGTGGATATTGCCAGCCACATCGTCGGGCAGCCGATCACCGTGTCGTGGGAAGCGGATCCCAACTTCATGGGTGCGTTCAAGGCCAACCTGCCCGGGCACTACCGTTACCAGCAGCGCCTTTTCACGCACTTCAAGCAGGACGAGTTGCCGGAGCACCAACGCGGCATCTTCCTCGCCGGAGATGACGTGTCCTTCACCGCAGGCTGGGCCGAGGGCGCCGTGACTACGGGCCTCAATGCTGTGTGGGGCGTGGTGAACCACCTGGGCGGCACATCCGCTGCCGGTAACCCCGGACCGGGCGACCTCTTGGGCGAGCTCGGCCCGATCAGCCTGGACTAGTCATTTACGTTGCGGGCCCTGCATTCGGCTCTCAGCGACTCTTTGCTGCCGTCACCTACCTCAGTGCAGCGGCGAGGCCGAGCATAGCCAGCGCGAAGATCGGGAAGAGCCAGGTGCCCACCAGTGCCGTGATCCTGTTGCCCCTGCCACTGCCGTGAGCGGCAGGTGTGCTGGGGTCGGTGATCTCGTCCGGATCGGTGCCCCTGGAGCGGATGGTGCCAACTATCGACAAAGCAATCATGGTGGCGGCACTGCCGACGAGCCAAGGGAGAGGATCCAGTTCCAGCCACGCATCCGCCCGCTGCGTCGGGGCTGCAATGCCGGAGAGGAGCCCGGAGATCACGCAGATGGCGACCAGGGCTACGAGCACCCAGATGCGTCGGACTGCTGCCGTGAGGTACAGGGGCAGGAAAGCAATGACCACAAGTGGTGTTGCGAGGAAAGCTGCCTGTGCCGGCGACATAAGCATCATCTCGGACCGGACCCACGGCACCACCGCCTGGTTGAAGAGCAAAAAGGCCAAGAGGCCCAGCAAGGCTGGCCCTAGCGCCTTCTTGACCCATTCATGTTTCGGTGCGGTCGGTAGTTCCAGCCCGGCGGCGTAGCTGCGCGCCGGTCCGAACGCCTCCTCAGCCTGCTGCCCGGTGTCGGCGAGGAGTTCGCGGGCGCTTGCCACGGCGTCGCCAATCGCGTTCCCGTGCACCTGGCGGAGGCGAAGTTCCAGAACGAGTTCGTCAAACCACTTCTTGTCCGTCGTTACCTGCGTCATGTGCTGGACTCCTTCGTGTGCTGACCGTCGTCGAGGTAGGTGTTGCTGAGGTGTGTGAACCGAACCCAGTCCGCGCTGAGCCGGAGCATTTCGGCGCGCCCGTGGTCAGTCAAAGCGAAATACTTGCGGCCCGGACCGCCCTCGCCCGCACGCCACTCGGTAGTGACCAAGCCGGCCGCTTCGTAGCGGGTGAGGAGCGGGTACAGCGTGCCGCCTTTGATGGTGCCAAACCCATTGCGTTCAAGTTCAGTGATGATCGCGTAGCCGTACGAGGGTCCGGCGGCAAGGGCACGAAGCGCCAGGAAGCCCAGTGTCGCCCTCAGCCAATCACTCGGCCAATCGGTGCCTATGGGCCTCGAAGGATCAGGAAGGGAATCGATCATGACTATATTGTCACTCTAAGTAGTTGGTCTGTAAAGCTACTTAAATGGTGCGAGGCCCGCTCTGCATCCCAAAACTTCAGGTTAGGGCGCAGAGCGGGCCTCGCATTCGGCGTTAAGCGTGCATGTCCCGGTGCGCCGCCGCGAGTTCCTTGTAGTGCGCGGCGTTGTGCTTCACACCCTCGAACTCTTCATCGGTGAGCTCGCGGCGGACCTTCGCGGGCACGCCAGCCACCAGGGAGCGTGGGGGAATGACAGTGCCCTCCAACACCACGGCGCCGGCGGCAATGAGCGAGCCCGTGCCGATCACAGCGCCGTTGAGGATGGTTGCGCTCATGCCGATCAGGCAGTCGTCCTCCACAGTGCAGCCGTGGACCACAGCGCTGTGCCCTACGGATACGCGCTCGCCGACCGTGCAGGGGAAACCGGGGTCGGCGTGGAGGACTACGTTGTCCTGGAGGTTCGAACCTGCGCCGACGCTGATTGCAGCCGTATCTGCGCGGACGGAGACACCGTAGAAGGCGCTGGAGTCCTGGGCCAACGTGGCCTTGCCGATAATGGATGCGGTGGGTGCCACGAAGGCGGATTCATGGATGGCCGGGGTGTCCCCGGCGAACGTGTAAGAGGGAGCCATGGTGCCCAGCTTATTTCCCAACTGGGTAACAGCACATGTCGCACTGGGCTCTCAGTGGGACGTTTGCTGTTACCTACATGGGCAAAGGGGTGCGGAGGACCAGGAATTGGTAGTGCTGGACCCAGTTGCCCGCGCCGGGACCGGACTCCACGCCCACACCCTCGGGCCACGTCCGGAAATGCTCGATCGCGCCGTGCTCACCAAAGATCCGGCGCGCAGTATCGTCGCTGCGGCGGCTGAAGAACCGCCGCGGTTCATCGAGGTCCTCCGGGTTCAGGACTTCCTCATCGTCGCCTGACCAGAGTCCGACGGCGATCGGCGCACCAGGTGCGGTGACCCGCACCAGTTCGCTGACGACGTCGTGAATTCCGCTGTTGGGGACATGCAGAAGTGTGCTCATGGTCCACGCCGCATCGAAGACCGCATCCGGAAACGGCAGGTTCCGGCCGCTGGCCACAGTTGCCTCAAGTCCGGCCGCGCACGCCAGGTGAACACTTTCCGAGGACAAATCCACGCCGGTGTAGTGCAATCCGGCGCGGACGAACTCCAAGCCCTCAACGCCTGTGCCGCACCCCAGCTCGAACAAGGAATGACGGTGTTCGGACTTCAGGAGCCGGATGAACCATTCTCTGCTCTCGACACGGTGTGGCGTGAGCGCGCGGGTGTTCCGAACAGGCGCCTGACGGTCGTAGTAGACCGCCAAATCAGCCTCGTGCTCGGCGTGAGGAATGCCCCGCATACACCCAGCATAGGAGCGGCGTTAGTTGAACACCACGGTCCGGGTGCCATCCAGGAGCACACGGTGTTCGGCGTGCCACTGAACCGCTTGGGCCAGCGTTCGGCCTTCGACGTCGCGACCCATCTGGACAAACTGTGCAGCCGTGCGCGCGTGGTCGACGCGGATGACTTCCTGCTCGATGATCGGACCCTCGTCGAGGTCGGCCGTCACATAGTGGGCCGTGGCACCGATGATCTTCACGCCGCGCGCATGGGCCTGGTGGTAAGGCTTGGCGCCCTTGAAGGAGGGCAGGAAGGAGTGGTGGATGTTGATGGCCTTGCCATTCAACTTCGTGCACAGATCGTTGGAAAGGACCTGCATGTAGCGGGCCAGGACGGTCAACTCCACGTCGTGATCGGCGATGAGCTTCAACAGCTGCGCCTCGGCCTGGGGCTTGGTTTCCGGCGTCACCGGGATGTGGTGGAACGGGATGCCGTAGAACTCCGCCAGCGGCTCAAGGTCACGGTGGTTGGACACGATGGCAGGGACCTCAATGGGCAGGGTGCCGGTGCGCTGCTGGAACAGGAGGTCGTTCAGGCAGTGCGCGTCCTTGGAGCACAGGATGATGGTGCGGACCTTTTCGCCAACAGGATTGATCTGCCAGGTCATTCCGAACGATTCGGCTACCGGACGCAGCGCGGCCGCCAATTCGTCCTGGGAGGACGACGTCGATGCCTCCACGCGCATGAAGAAGTTGCCTGTGCTGGGGCTTCCGTACTGCTGGGAGTCGGCGATATTGCAGCCGGCCGTAAGCAGGGCTCCGGCTACCGCGTGGACGATGCCGGGGCGGTCGGGGCAGGAAAGTGTTACTACGAAAGCGGTGGATTCAGTCACACGATCAAGCCTACCCGTGCCGCGTTGTTGTACTGTTAATGGGTCGCAACTGGCGTTGGGTGGACTACCACCAGGGAGCGGCAATCATGAAGACCACGGATCGTACGCCTGGGCCGAGGGTCATGTCTTACCGCCGCATGCACGTGACCGATCCCTCTGTAACCAAGGGGACGCGGGAATGCTGCTGCCGGTAGCCTGACCTGTAGCACCACCCGTTGCCTAGCCAGGAGATCTCCGTGACTACCACAACCACTTCCGCGTCTGTCAGCAACCAGTCGCTCGCCGATCTCGATCCCGAGATTGCAGCAGTCCTCAACCAGGAACTTGGCCGCCAGCGCGGCACCCTGGAAATGATTGCGTCCGAAAACTTTGCGCCCCGCGCGGTGATGGAAGCCCAAGGCTCCGTCCTGACCAACAAGTACGCCGAGGGCTACCCGGGCCGCCGTTACTACGGCGGTTGTGAATACGTCGACGTCGCTGAGCAGCTCGCCATCGACCGCGTCAAGGAACTGTTCGGCGCCGAGTACGCCAACGTCCAGCCGCACTCCGGTGCCCAGGCAAACGCTGCAGCGCTGTCGGCCATGATCACCCCGGGCGACAAGATCCTTGGTCTTTCCCTGGCACACGGTGGCCACCTGACCCACGGCATGAAGCTCAACTTCTCCGGCAAGCTCTACAACGTAGCTGCTTACCAGGTTGAAGAAGACAACTTCCGCATTGACATGGACAAGCTCCGCGAGCAGGCCATCGCCGAGAAGCCGCAGGTCATCATCGCTGGTTGGTCGGCCTACCCCCGCCACCTCGACTTCGCTGCCTTCCGCTCCATCGCCGACGAGGTTGGCGCCCTCCTCTGGACGGACATGGCACACTTCGCCGGTCTGGTTGCTGCAGGCCTGCACCCGAGCCCGGTCCCGCACTCCGACGTCGTCACCTCCACGGTGCACAAGACCCTCGCAGGTCCGCGTTCCGGTGTGATCCTTGGCAAGCAGGAGTGGGCCAAGAAGCTCAACTCCAACGTCTTCCCGGGCCAGCAGGGCGGTCCGCTCATGCACGTCATCGCGGCCAAGGCTGTTGCCTTCAAGATCGCCGGCAGCGAAGAGTTCAAGGAGCGCCAGGAGCGTGTCCTCGAGGGTGCCAAGATCATCGCTGACCGTTTGAACCAGTCCGACGTCGCCGGAGCCGGTGTCTCGGTCCTCACCGGCGGCACCGACGTTCACCTGGTCCTGGTTGACCTGCGCAACTCGCAGCTGGACGGCCAGCAGGCTGAAGACCTCCTGCACTCCGTAGGCATCACCGTGAACCGCAACGCTGTTCCGTTCGACCCCCGCCCGCCGATGGTCACCTCCGGCCTCCGCATCGGTACGCCTGCCTTGGCCACCCGCGGATTCGGTGCCACCGAGTTCACCGAGGTTGCCGAGATCATTGCCACCGCGCTGAAGGCGGGCTCGGCAGCTGATGTCGAGTCCCTCCAGGCCCGTGTCGACAAGCTGGCCGCTGACTTCCCGCTGTACCCGCAGCACGAGCAGTGGTAAATCCGCGATTCCGCGGCTAAGTAACGCATTACCCGGGCA includes the following:
- a CDS encoding amino acid permease, with the translated sequence MVSEAGSSEGGTPLVRSFGVLQLTMISVGATLGTGILVILGESVPLAGPAIWISFVIAGLAALLSAVSYAEMAGLVPVAGSSYSYSYATMGEGMAWVCGWCLVLEYAVSVAAVAVGAGQYVNETLAAFGQFLPDAISQPPGDGGLVNVPAMVIVILAMLLLVRGARESAWINTAIVVVKVGILLFFCAVAFTAFNAGNFEPLLPMGAAGVSAAASSVFFSYIGFDAASTAGEEAKNPKRDLPRAIMLSMVIVTSIYVLVAVAAIGARPWGWFDGTEAALVQILHEITGQPWIALVFSIGAVLAIASIVLTVLYGQTRIMLSMSRDGMVPKVFGRISRRTGTPVAGTLIVGIAVALAAGLVPLGALADATSIGTLFAFALVNVAVIYLRRNRPDLERSFRVPLYPITPILGTLMCAYLMLNLGADTWITFGVWMLVGIAIYFGYGRRNSKVAALSEQDYRELTTRAVSPEPVKAANS
- a CDS encoding NAD(P)/FAD-dependent oxidoreductase, with the protein product MTIATELPVVDEPGAPAGAPITMLNPDFPFSYDHYLAHPGGLGSVPEELLGTEVAIIGAGLSGLVTAYELMKLGLKPVIYEADQIGGRLRTASFPSAPGVVADLGGMRFPVSGKAFYHYVDLLGLDTNEFPNPMAPATSSTVIELAGKKHYATTADELPEFFREVADAWKAAVNDGAAFAEMQEAIKARDTKRIKEIWNALLPELDEQTFYGFIAASKSFKEAGFAHREAFGQVGFGTGGWDTDFPNSILEILRVVYTDADDQHRSIAGGAQRLPEALWNHAPSNLAHWPQGTSLASLHSGSPRGAVDNIRRAGNGDLLVRENWGREATYQAVVTTCQSWLLSTRIHTEEALFPAELWTAIERSHYMQSSKTFVMVDRPFWKDIDPETGREVLSMTLTDRLNRATYLLDDGPDKPAVMLLSYTWNDDALKWLALSADERVKLMLHSLQQIYPGVDIASHIVGQPITVSWEADPNFMGAFKANLPGHYRYQQRLFTHFKQDELPEHQRGIFLAGDDVSFTAGWAEGAVTTGLNAVWGVVNHLGGTSAAGNPGPGDLLGELGPISLD
- a CDS encoding PadR family transcriptional regulator, which encodes MIDSLPDPSRPIGTDWPSDWLRATLGFLALRALAAGPSYGYAIITELERNGFGTIKGGTLYPLLTRYEAAGLVTTEWRAGEGGPGRKYFALTDHGRAEMLRLSADWVRFTHLSNTYLDDGQHTKESST
- a CDS encoding class I SAM-dependent methyltransferase yields the protein MRGIPHAEHEADLAVYYDRQAPVRNTRALTPHRVESREWFIRLLKSEHRHSLFELGCGTGVEGLEFVRAGLHYTGVDLSSESVHLACAAGLEATVASGRNLPFPDAVFDAAWTMSTLLHVPNSGIHDVVSELVRVTAPGAPIAVGLWSGDDEEVLNPEDLDEPRRFFSRRSDDTARRIFGEHGAIEHFRTWPEGVGVESGPGAGNWVQHYQFLVLRTPLPM
- the glyA gene encoding serine hydroxymethyltransferase, yielding MTTTTTSASVSNQSLADLDPEIAAVLNQELGRQRGTLEMIASENFAPRAVMEAQGSVLTNKYAEGYPGRRYYGGCEYVDVAEQLAIDRVKELFGAEYANVQPHSGAQANAAALSAMITPGDKILGLSLAHGGHLTHGMKLNFSGKLYNVAAYQVEEDNFRIDMDKLREQAIAEKPQVIIAGWSAYPRHLDFAAFRSIADEVGALLWTDMAHFAGLVAAGLHPSPVPHSDVVTSTVHKTLAGPRSGVILGKQEWAKKLNSNVFPGQQGGPLMHVIAAKAVAFKIAGSEEFKERQERVLEGAKIIADRLNQSDVAGAGVSVLTGGTDVHLVLVDLRNSQLDGQQAEDLLHSVGITVNRNAVPFDPRPPMVTSGLRIGTPALATRGFGATEFTEVAEIIATALKAGSAADVESLQARVDKLAADFPLYPQHEQW
- a CDS encoding PucR family transcriptional regulator, whose translation is MSPEPATARLSFVTLAQFVEQLPPELTMLHDGGSGGSLLRWVEPSELEDPTPYLPEGEFLLTAGLPFLGKGGSAAKVDAYVQRLVDAKVAALGFGIRPYFDAVPEVLLDACRKHNLTLFEVPESVPFAAIGLEFSQLLETDNARVFRQLAETNRQLMRAVLSPRPEHELLAALVQRVPVWAVLVGADGRVRARGHNAGGSTGVEHSLLSPMLERLLSGSGPRVEMDGFEQPGSALVFGHPLRSTKDANLGALILGSDAPLTSAQNNVVQSAVGLLELLVRQRTSGSLAPSQLATAVLLHPDSLTSGSTKHVNGLKDLLAQSLSSTRSGQMRVVQGVRVDGAADDGPVRELLQWRRLFDTKLVEITEYGFAAITRLKVDDSLLADIEKLGWRLVIGEPTELLGLQAAYQRVGSLRSRVQQSGKSARVDEVTWSVAGLLGREAGTMLAERLLAPVLALEPERRDPLLAVLRGWLSENGSWDGSAKLLGLHRNSVRRQIGVLADLLDMDLNQAQVRAELWFALQYVDELVAGLPADGNGD
- the purU gene encoding formyltetrahydrofolate deformylase, whose translation is MTESTAFVVTLSCPDRPGIVHAVAGALLTAGCNIADSQQYGSPSTGNFFMRVEASTSSSQDELAAALRPVAESFGMTWQINPVGEKVRTIILCSKDAHCLNDLLFQQRTGTLPIEVPAIVSNHRDLEPLAEFYGIPFHHIPVTPETKPQAEAQLLKLIADHDVELTVLARYMQVLSNDLCTKLNGKAINIHHSFLPSFKGAKPYHQAHARGVKIIGATAHYVTADLDEGPIIEQEVIRVDHARTAAQFVQMGRDVEGRTLAQAVQWHAEHRVLLDGTRTVVFN
- the alr gene encoding alanine racemase, producing MRRNAHYQGAAPAALSGQVTVDLSAISDNVKALKKRTEAPSFMAVVKGNAYGHGLVEVARTAVQAGADWLGTAQLTEAIALRHAGITVPILSWLYLASQTSSTILEALENDIDVSLGSVTQLEVLAGIADRVGRPAVVHLELDSGLSRGGARKEDWAELVAAARKAEVDGTLRVRGLWTHLAWADVPAHPGNATAVAEFEDAVREAREAGLNPQLRHVSSSANILDRPEFHFDMVRAGLAIYGLAPADHLNPADFGLRPALSVTAPLVMVKKVPAGTGVSYEHQAITYEPRYLGLIPLGYADGIPKGISGRSVVNIAGRSVPVIGKVCMDQFMVDLGPDASGIEVGDTAVLFGDPASGAASADDWGAAIGSHGDEIINRIAPRLPRAYATTAYKCPDYQEPAAAGQDHVA
- a CDS encoding gamma carbonic anhydrase family protein yields the protein MAPSYTFAGDTPAIHESAFVAPTASIIGKATLAQDSSAFYGVSVRADTAAISVGAGSNLQDNVVLHADPGFPCTVGERVSVGHSAVVHGCTVEDDCLIGMSATILNGAVIGTGSLIAAGAVVLEGTVIPPRSLVAGVPAKVRRELTDEEFEGVKHNAAHYKELAAAHRDMHA